Within Aliivibrio fischeri, the genomic segment CATGTCGTGTCGGTTAAAGAGTCAACTGATGTGATCTGTCGAGTACTTGCCTATCATAAACCTGAAGGTGAGCTATGTACACGTCATGACCCTGAAGGTCGTCGTACTGTATTTGATCGTTTACCAAAAATTCGTGATTCTCGTTGGGTATCAGTTGGTCGTTTGGATGCTAATACCGCTGGTTTATTGCTTTTCACTACAGATGGTGAATTAGCAAACCGTTTGATGCACCCAAGTCGTAAAGTTGAACGTGAATACATGTGTCGTGTATTTGGTGAAATTAACGAGAAAATGATTCGTAATCTAGTTACTGGTGTAAAACTAGAAGACGGTGAAGCGCGTTTTGAAGATGTAATGTACGCCGGCGGTGAAGGTATGAACCATACTTTCTACGTTGTTATTAATGAAGGCCGTAACCGTGAAGTACGTCGTTTATGGGATTCGCAAGGTGTAACGGTAAGTCGTCTAAAACGTGTTCGTTACGGTGATATCTTCCTTGAGAAAGCTTTACCACGTGGTGGTTGGATGGAGCTTGAACTTAAAGAAGTTAACTACCTACGTGAGATGGTTGAATTACCGCCAGAGAAAGAAAGTCTACTTGATGTAGATAAAGAGTCTCGTAAGCGTGCTAAATCAAAAACTCAAAAGATCCGTCGTGCTGTTAAGCGTTATGATGAGCGTTCAACAGAGGAGCGTAATACTCCAGCGGGTCGTCGTGGCCGCAACAATAAAAAACCAGTTGGTAGTTCACTGCCTTCAGCAAAACGTGGCTCTAATAATGGGGATAGCAAACCTTCTGGTAAGCCACAATCTAAAGGTAAAAAACCAGCAGCTGGTCAAAAGCCAGTAAGAAGTAAGTTTTCACCAAACGGTAAAGCGCCAAAGTCTAAACCTAGACAGCGTTAATTGCATCGTTAAAAACACTTAGATGAATAATAAAAGGGTTGCACCGTAAGGTAGCAACCCTTTTTTGTTCGTTTCTTTAAAAATTTATTTTGGCTGAGCATCTATACATTGACTGTGTACGTTAACGCCTTCTGGGGCCATTAAATACACATAAAGAGGCATAATGTCTTTTGGTGTTTTAAGTAAACTAATGTCTTCAGCAGGAAAAGCTTGAGCACGCATACGAGTGTGTGTTCCACCAGGATTGATAGCATTCACTTTTACAGTCGTTCCTTCCATTTCATGCGCCAGTGTCTGCATCATACCTTCTGTTGCGAATTTGGATATAGCATAGGCTCCCCAGAATGCTCGCCCTTGGTGTCCAACTGTTGAAGTGGTAAAGACAATTCGAGCATCATCAGATTGTTGTAAAACAGGAAGTAGGGCTTGTGTCATCAAAAATTGAGCTTTGACATTGATCTGCATGACTTCATCAAAAATGGATTCTTCAAATTGTTCAAACGGACTAAGCATACCCAATAGGCCAGCATTATGAAGAAGGCCATCTAGCTTTCCAAATTGGCTTTGGATGGTTTCAGCCATGTCAACGTAATGCTGTTTGGTGGCACCTTTTAAATCTAAAGGAACAATTGCAGGTGTTGGGTAGCCTGCTGCTTCAATCTCATCATAGACCGCTTCTAATTTAGCGACAGTGCGCCCTAATAAAATAACGGTAGCACCATGTTGAGCATAATGTAAGGCGGCTTGTTTACCAATACCATCACCAGCACCAGTAACTAAAATAACTTTATTTTTTAATGCGTCAGAAGAAACCTGATAATCCACTCTGTAATCCTTGTATTTCAACGTTCACCTTGAGAAATTTTTACAAATTTGTATTGTAAGTTGATGTAAAAATGCGCGTTTAGTGCGATTTATTATCATAATGTGAACTAACTTCGAGTTAAGTCGAGTACAATACACGAAACATACTTAAGAGGGTATTACATTGGAATTTTTGTTTGATTACGGTCTCTTTTTAGCAAAGATCGCAACTGTTGTTGTTTCTATTATTGCCATTTTAGTTGCAGCTAAAGCGGTTGGTGGGAAATCTGCTGGTGCAAAAGGTGAATTAGAGGTAACTAACTTAACTGAGCAGTATAAAGATACTGTTGTGGAGTTAGAACATCATTTATTTGATGATGCAGAGTTAAAAGCGCGAGCTAAGGCCGAAAAGAAAGCAGAAAAAGAAACGGAAAAAGCAAAACAAAAAGAAATTAAGCAAGCTGCAAAATCTGGCGAGCTTGAATTAAAGCGTGATGCCCGTTTATTTGTCTTAGATTTTAATGGCAGTATCGATGCGAAAGAAGTAGCTGCGCTACGTGAGGAAGTATCAGCTATCTTAGCGGTTGCTATTGAAGGCGATGAAGTACTTTTACGTCTTGAAAGTGGTGGTGGTATGGTTCATGGTTATGGCCTTGCTTCATCTCAACTCGATCGCTTACGTGATGCGAATATTAAATTAACGATTTCTGTTGATAAAGTTGCGGCATCAGGTGGTTATATGATGGCGTGTATTGGCGAAAAAATCATTGCTGCACCATTTGCAATCGTTGGTTCGATTGGTGTTGTTGCTCAGTTGCCAAATTTCAATAAATTATTGAAGAAAAATGATATTGAATTTGAGCAATTAACCGCTGGTGAATACAAACGTACCTTAACAATGTTTGGCGAAAATAGCGATAAAGCACGTGAAAAATTTCAACTAGAGTTGGAAGAAACTCATGTTTTATTTAAAGATTTTATTCGTGAACATCGTTCAGAGCTAGATCTGGAAAAAGTAGCAACAGGCGAGCATTGGTTCGGTAAACAAGCGTTAGAGTTAGGTCTAATTGATGAGATTCAAACGTCGGATGATTATTTAACAAAAGCGTGTAAAGATCGTGAAGTTTTAGCGATTCATTACGTTCAAAAGAAAAAGTTAAGTGATAAAATTGCGGGGATTGCAGGCCAGTCTGCTGAGAACGTATTTATGCGTTTAATTAGCAAAGGTCAGCGACCGATTGTTTAATTTTTGATGCAAGAAAGCGCATTAATTTAGACCATATCTGTTTTGTTATTTACAGGATAGATATGACAAAAAAGGCTGAGATTTCAGCCTTTTTGATATGTTAATGCTTTGATTTATATTGTAATCTGAAGTTATATCGCCACAAATTGCCCACATTCTGTTAGGAATAAAGCCGCACATATAGCATGGGCGGCTTTTTCATTGATGGTTTTTACGAAATTAATTTAGTGAAAATAGTAAATGTGAGCTAAATCAGTAAATTTAAAACAGTTAACAGTGTGTCATTCTGTCTTTAAGGTACAGTTTAATTTACATTTTACTTTCATGAATACATTAATCTGATTCATATAATAAAATGTTATGTTTTTTAGGGAAGATTTATGGATGAAATAAAAATAATCGCAGCTGTTATCGGTTCCGGGGACTAGCTGCATTGTTAACTGCTATTTATACTCGAAAGTCCCATGAAGAAAATATGGTAATTAAGTACATTACAGATGAGAGAAGGAAGTGGCGTGAAAATATTAAGTCCATTATGGCTGATTTAAGCGAAGCTGTTCAATCGTCAGCATTAAATGATGGGAATAAAATAAAAACACGTAAGTTAGCTACTTACTTGAAACTTAGTATTAATCATGATCCTAAGCATAAAATTGATAACTGTATTTTAGGCATAATTACGGAATTATGTGATAACCCTAATTATGAAAAGTTTAAAGAATTAGAACGTGAAGTGGCATTTTTATTAAAACATGATTGGGAAAGGGCTAAAATCGAAGCAAAACCATCAATTTCCCCGTTATTATTAATTTTATTTTCAATAGCTATTGTTTGGGTATCGTTTAAATATTGGTTTATGGATAGTCGATTATATGAGGAGTTGCAAAAGATAGAGCAATTCTCTGGGTTTTATAATGAGATTATTCTAGTGGTATCAGTTGTGATTTTTTCTCTTTTACTCTTACCATATTTATATAATTATGCTTTAAATAAAAAGTCTTTAAGGGATGTTTTGAAATTACGCGAGTAATAAAACATAACAAATGCATCCGATTTACTACACTCGGCATCTCAGGTTGTCGGGTGTTTCTCGTTTTAGGGCGTCAACTTTAAGTATAATTGTATAGTAGTAAACGTGTTATGCAGGCGTTATGTACCCCAAGTAACTTTAGGTTTTATATGAGATTACCATTAATAAATGTTTTTCCTGTTACAGAAAAAGAATCATCCGAAAGAGACTTATTCTTAATAAAGCACCGTGGGGAGTCATTGCCTCCGCGTAAAATTGCCAATAACGAAGACACTTTAATCGAGGATGTAGCAAATGATCATTCAAGCAGTGTTTTAGGTATCGCCTATTCTACTGCATTGGATGATTCATCTGATTATCAAGCATCTAAAGAAATGATGCCTCAGTCTTCTGATATGCCTCATCTGGACGTCTACAGGAATAACTTTTCAAATCATATTGCGCAAAGCTGTTTTGATGAGATTGAGAAGTATGGTGGTTACCTTAGTGAAGGACAGGTTCTGTTCCATGGTGGGCAATGGCCTGTATCGAATGTAAATGGTGTTGTAGGAACTAATTTTGAAACAGACAGGGTCTTATCAACTTCTCTTTGCCCAAAAGTTGCGGCAGTCCATGCGTGTTATCATGATCCACATGTCATATGGGTAATGAAGGTAGTTACAGACATTCAGACCAAAGCGGTAGTATTTAATGACGACTCCAGCGAGAAAATGGGGCATGAAAGAGAAGTAGCTTTTAACAAAGGACTCAAATTGAAGTGTATTGGAGAACGTAAAATTCACATATTCACAGTGCTGAGTGTTGAAATTTCGTAGATAGACACATAACAAACTGTTTAAGAGGGATTCGCAACGCGTGGCATTTTCACTATGCGTTGGTTTTAGTGTTTAAGGTGGTATGCGGCGGCTTTAGTATTGCGTTGCTCACCCTTTAACAGGGCGTTAGGTTTATATAGGAGGCTGTGATGCCCATGAGAAAGATGCAAGCCTGTTCACTCAGCTTGGTTAGTCATCCAATTACTAATAATGAGTTTAGTAATAAGCAACAGAAACATAATTTAAAGTCATCTTTAGAAAATAGTAAATTATATGCTATAGCCCAAGCTAGGTATCCTAGAATTGATTTTAAGATGCAGGAAGAAGATATTGAAATTACTATATCAAATGGTGAGTTTAAATCTGTTGGTTATATTGATATTTTGTACCTTTTTGAAGTGAATTACCCAGAGTATATTGAAGCTATCTTAAGTCGTAATGTGCTGTTAAATTTCAAAACATATTCTGATCCAAATTGCTATTTTGTTATCGGCATTAAAGATAAAGATACTGGTAGCATGCTCAGAGAAGGAATGATAGAAATTAGTGCTTGGCAGCTTTTATTTTATAAAAGCAGAGGGGAGAGTTACATCTCTGGTTTTGATAATTATAAAGATTTTCTCAAATTATTTATTCACTATGTAGGTAAAACATCAAAATCAACCTATGAAAGACTATCAAAAGGGCATCATGCTAGGCTTAATATTTTAAGCTCAGAAGAACCAATAAATAGACAGAACTTGTTAAGTGAAGAGTTATTAATATTGGCTTTTGAAGTTGATGCTGTAAACATAATGCAAAATCCCAAAGCACACGACTTAGGAGAAACTAAACTGAATGACGTAATCGATTTGGTAGAAAGGTCTTTAATTTCAAGTTTTATGCCAAAATATAATGAAGTGAAATATAAGAACCATGGTGAAAAATTCAAAGAAAATGATGAGTTGGATTCATGTTGCTTAACGTTAAATGACAACATCCAATTATTTACTGATGAGGCTAAACTTTGTGGAAAGTATGATGCATCTGGTTTGAGTAACTCTGATTATATTATTCTTGATGAGAATGGAATATCCTTAAATAATATCTGAATAAACATAAACATAAACATAAACATAAACATAAACATAACAAATGTATCAACACAATTTACTACACTCGGCATCTCAGGTTGTCGGGTGTTTCTCGTTTTAAGGCGTCAATATTAAGTATAATTACATAGTAGTAAACGTGTTATATAGGCGTTAGCCGTACAAGTATTCTATGCTGAGGTAAGAAATTGATCGATATCCTGAGGGAAAATATCTCAAGTCTAGTAACTGCAACTGCAGTATCATCTGGATTTGGCTTCTTCATTAAAAGAGTTTTTGATAAAAAACTTGAAGAGCATAAAGCACTATTGAAATCGCAGCATGACAAAGATTTAGAGCAACTAAAATTACAACATCAACGAGTTTTAAAGCGTATAGATGTCGTATCTCCTCTACTTCATGAAAGGAGAGCGAATTACATTATCAATTTATATATTGCACTAGTCGATTTAAGAAATTTGACCGACTATTTTTTTACTTATTCGGGTGAACCTGTTCGTTTACGAAAAGTGGCCGATGAAGTGCATAAAAATATAATTAATTTGTATGCTGATTATAAAAAAGCAAAGATATTTTTATCAAAAGGCTCGTGTGAAAAGATTGAAAATGTATTGAATGCAATAGAAGATCCTACAACGACATATCTGAGTTTTTTAAATGTATATGAAGATTTTGAACTTGATAAAATTGATGGCGTCAGGAAACGAGAATATGACCAGATTAGGCATCTACTGCCTGACACCATGAATAATATAGAAGAAGAGTTTAGAGAAATTCTTGGGGTGTACAGCTAACAGATTGCTCAAGAAGGATCCGCAACGCGTGGTATTTTTACTTTGCGTTGGTTTAAGTGATTAAGGTGGTATGCAGTAGCTCAGATATTGCGTTGCTCACCCCCTTAAAAAGGCGTTATATTTTTCTAAACAAGAAAGAACTTTCCCCTTTAGTCATTAATAAGGTTTAAAATGACAATAGTTTTTAATAAATTGCCGTTAGGATATGCAGCTCCTTCTAGTGGTGTAAATGTTGCTTATCTTAGACAGAATAACTGGGATGATTATAGTTATAAAACCTTATTTCATCTCACTATTTTTGGCCCCGATGGTGTTTGTTATGATATAGGTGATTTAAAAATTGGTTATACAGAACAAAGATCTCCATCATGGACAGAGTCAGAGCTATTAAATAGTTTTAATTCGTTAGACTCAAGGTTCTTTTCATTAGGTCAAGATGCAGAATATTATAAGAATGTTAGTGAGCTACCCACACAAATAAAAGAAAACCTAATGCATGCTTTATGTGATGTGGTTTTTAGCCAAGAGTACTTTGATAGAGCTGAGGGGCAGTCTGTTTTTAATATTTCCTTGTTGAGAAGTATTAGAGTTGGATCAATAAACGATCAATTTAAGCGAGTCATAGATGGTGGTGTATTACTATCAAATTACAATTTCAAGTATAGGACTGAACAAAATGATACCAATGCGGGGATGTCATTAGAGTTTAATGTTACCGCTAACTCAAAGCCATCCTCAAATATCCATGTGTTAATAGGGCGTAATGGCATCGGAAAAACAACATTGTTAAATGGCATGATTTCATCATTAATTGATGGTGATTCTAGTAATCCAAATGTTGGTCGTTTTACTAATATTTCATCACCAATTGAAGTAGATATAACAAATCACTATTTCACAAATGTAGTTTCTGTCTCATTTAGCGCTTTTGACCCTTTTACACCTCCTTTAGAAAGAAGTGATACAACTTCTGGTATTTGCTATTCCTATATAGGTCTCAAAGAAGTATATATTGAAGGTGACATAAGAAAAAGTAAGCATAAAGATCTTAATATGTTGTGCCGCGACTTCATTAAGAGCTTTGTTATATGCCTTAGTTTGCAAAAAAAGAAAGAGCGTTGGCTAAATGCAATTAATTATCTCGAATCAGATATAAA encodes:
- the rluB gene encoding 23S rRNA pseudouridine(2605) synthase RluB, with the protein product MSEKLQKVLARAGLGSRRELETMIQAGRVSVDGQRAKLGDRLENVDAKIRIDGHVVSVKESTDVICRVLAYHKPEGELCTRHDPEGRRTVFDRLPKIRDSRWVSVGRLDANTAGLLLFTTDGELANRLMHPSRKVEREYMCRVFGEINEKMIRNLVTGVKLEDGEARFEDVMYAGGEGMNHTFYVVINEGRNREVRRLWDSQGVTVSRLKRVRYGDIFLEKALPRGGWMELELKEVNYLREMVELPPEKESLLDVDKESRKRAKSKTQKIRRAVKRYDERSTEERNTPAGRRGRNNKKPVGSSLPSAKRGSNNGDSKPSGKPQSKGKKPAAGQKPVRSKFSPNGKAPKSKPRQR
- a CDS encoding YciK family oxidoreductase; this translates as MDYQVSSDALKNKVILVTGAGDGIGKQAALHYAQHGATVILLGRTVAKLEAVYDEIEAAGYPTPAIVPLDLKGATKQHYVDMAETIQSQFGKLDGLLHNAGLLGMLSPFEQFEESIFDEVMQINVKAQFLMTQALLPVLQQSDDARIVFTTSTVGHQGRAFWGAYAISKFATEGMMQTLAHEMEGTTVKVNAINPGGTHTRMRAQAFPAEDISLLKTPKDIMPLYVYLMAPEGVNVHSQCIDAQPK
- the sohB gene encoding protease SohB → MEFLFDYGLFLAKIATVVVSIIAILVAAKAVGGKSAGAKGELEVTNLTEQYKDTVVELEHHLFDDAELKARAKAEKKAEKETEKAKQKEIKQAAKSGELELKRDARLFVLDFNGSIDAKEVAALREEVSAILAVAIEGDEVLLRLESGGGMVHGYGLASSQLDRLRDANIKLTISVDKVAASGGYMMACIGEKIIAAPFAIVGSIGVVAQLPNFNKLLKKNDIEFEQLTAGEYKRTLTMFGENSDKAREKFQLELEETHVLFKDFIREHRSELDLEKVATGEHWFGKQALELGLIDEIQTSDDYLTKACKDREVLAIHYVQKKKLSDKIAGIAGQSAENVFMRLISKGQRPIV
- a CDS encoding AAA family ATPase; this encodes MTIVFNKLPLGYAAPSSGVNVAYLRQNNWDDYSYKTLFHLTIFGPDGVCYDIGDLKIGYTEQRSPSWTESELLNSFNSLDSRFFSLGQDAEYYKNVSELPTQIKENLMHALCDVVFSQEYFDRAEGQSVFNISLLRSIRVGSINDQFKRVIDGGVLLSNYNFKYRTEQNDTNAGMSLEFNVTANSKPSSNIHVLIGRNGIGKTTLLNGMISSLIDGDSSNPNVGRFTNISSPIEVDITNHYFTNVVSVSFSAFDPFTPPLERSDTTSGICYSYIGLKEVYIEGDIRKSKHKDLNMLCRDFIKSFVICLSLQKKKERWLNAINYLESDINFAEMDLKRLADNLNPAELPMIAERVFSRMSSGHAIVLLTVTKLIEKVEEKTLVIMDEPESHLHPPLLSAFTRSLSNLLINRNGVAIIATHSPVILQEVPKNCVWKIYRTRLSATSERPQMRHLVKMLVC